From a single Crateriforma spongiae genomic region:
- a CDS encoding sulfatase family protein, giving the protein MFRPVVFTLCLSAWCLASCLSNGLVFAQGDDLPSVQQRAGVQPRNVIFILTDDHRYDAMSFMGHPFLETPHLDSLASNGVHLKNAFVTTSLCSPSRASILTGLYTHKHRVIDNNRAVPEGTLFFPQYLQQAGYNTGFFGKWHMGGGNDDPRPGFDHWVSFRGQGNYLPPGPNYTLNVNGERVKQKGYITDELTDYALDWLDQQSDDQPFFMYLSHKAVHANFTPAERHQDRYADADLSFLPRGKDITAENNSPRWVRDQRNSWHGIDFSYHSDRGLDYLYRRYCESLLAVDDSVGRVLQRLKDKGIHDETLIVYMGDNGFMWGEHGLIDKRVSYEESIRVPMMMQCPDLYDGGKVVEQVIGNIDVGPTIMHAAGLTTPEYMDGRSFLELPNDADQPWRDYFLYVYYWEKNFPQSPTQFALRGDRFKYITYYGLWDTDELYDLSKDPKETQNLIHDPEYQNVVQEMENQLYSMLGQAGGMDIPMNQPAGRSQNKRWDDRGGNDAAAFPKAMVVDEPINRQAK; this is encoded by the coding sequence ATGTTCCGACCTGTTGTTTTCACGCTGTGTTTGTCGGCGTGGTGTCTTGCTTCGTGTTTGTCCAACGGCTTGGTGTTCGCTCAAGGCGATGATTTGCCATCGGTTCAGCAACGTGCCGGAGTCCAGCCGCGCAACGTCATTTTCATTTTGACCGATGACCATCGCTATGATGCGATGAGTTTCATGGGGCATCCCTTTTTGGAAACCCCGCACTTGGATTCGCTGGCATCCAACGGTGTTCATCTAAAGAATGCGTTTGTCACGACATCGCTGTGTTCGCCCAGCCGCGCGTCGATTCTGACCGGTCTGTACACCCACAAACACCGTGTGATCGACAACAACCGTGCCGTTCCCGAGGGCACCTTGTTCTTTCCGCAATACTTGCAACAAGCCGGATACAACACCGGGTTCTTCGGCAAATGGCACATGGGTGGCGGAAACGATGATCCAAGACCGGGCTTTGACCATTGGGTCAGTTTTCGCGGTCAAGGCAACTACCTGCCGCCAGGCCCCAATTACACGTTGAACGTCAACGGCGAAAGGGTCAAACAGAAAGGCTATATCACCGACGAACTGACCGATTACGCGTTGGATTGGTTAGATCAACAAAGCGACGATCAACCTTTCTTTATGTATCTGTCGCACAAGGCGGTTCACGCGAACTTTACCCCAGCCGAGCGTCACCAAGATCGATATGCCGATGCTGACCTAAGCTTTTTGCCTCGTGGCAAAGACATCACCGCCGAAAACAATTCACCACGATGGGTTCGTGATCAACGCAACAGCTGGCACGGCATCGATTTTTCGTACCACAGTGATCGTGGACTGGATTACTTGTATCGGCGTTACTGTGAATCGTTGCTGGCCGTTGACGATAGCGTCGGCCGGGTGTTGCAGCGTTTGAAAGATAAGGGCATCCATGACGAAACATTGATTGTCTACATGGGCGACAACGGTTTCATGTGGGGGGAACACGGTTTGATTGATAAACGTGTTTCCTACGAAGAATCCATTCGTGTTCCGATGATGATGCAGTGTCCCGATCTGTATGACGGCGGCAAGGTTGTCGAACAAGTCATCGGGAACATTGATGTCGGCCCGACGATCATGCATGCCGCCGGGTTGACGACCCCCGAATACATGGATGGTCGCAGTTTCTTGGAATTGCCGAATGATGCGGATCAGCCGTGGCGTGACTACTTCTTGTACGTGTATTACTGGGAAAAGAACTTTCCCCAATCACCGACGCAATTCGCGTTGCGAGGGGATCGATTCAAATACATCACGTATTACGGATTGTGGGATACCGACGAACTGTACGATTTGTCAAAGGACCCGAAGGAAACCCAGAACTTGATCCATGATCCTGAATATCAAAACGTGGTTCAGGAAATGGAAAACCAGCTGTATTCCATGCTTGGTCAGGCCGGCGGGATGGACATTCCGATGAATCAGCCCGCGGGCAGAAGCCAGAACAAGCGTTGGGACGACCGCGGCGGGAATGATGCAGCGGCGTTTCCCAAGGCGATGGTCGTGGACGAACCGATCAACCGCCAGGCGAAGTAG
- a CDS encoding outer membrane protein assembly factor BamB family protein: protein MKWMLRGVSAATIMLLVSGGDHAALPAAEPSGSAAKAAWWPQFRGPSGDGVAMQQNPPVEFGGETTSLWRTELVGKGWSSPVVADGVVWMTTAVERQPTEEERLELLRKTDNDEKKFRTLAIAASIKLKLLAVDLQSGSLTKTIDLTTVQQPDAIHSLNSYASPTPVIDGGSVFCHFGTFGTFCIDRDSGDVVWSRVLPLKHAVGPGSSPMVYDDKLILIQDGMEQQYVVALDKATGETIWKADRPPMRASNGDQRKSYCTPIAIEDSKGRDQLICMGAQWMISLDPSSGKEIWRVDHGSGFSVVPRPVVHQDLVIFATGFGSKELWAVDVTGNGDVSNTHVRWTVSRGVPTKPSPLLLDGLLYIVDDSGVASCFAAEDGSVVWKKRLGGNFSASPLLAGGRIYFANHDGDVFVVRPGEEFDLVQENHLGEQIMASPVAVDDSLLIRTDQAIYRF, encoded by the coding sequence ATGAAGTGGATGCTGCGCGGCGTTTCGGCCGCGACGATCATGTTGTTGGTCTCCGGCGGAGATCATGCCGCTTTGCCCGCTGCGGAACCCTCCGGCAGCGCGGCCAAGGCGGCTTGGTGGCCACAGTTCCGCGGGCCGAGTGGTGACGGCGTCGCGATGCAACAGAATCCGCCCGTCGAATTCGGTGGCGAAACAACGTCGCTTTGGCGGACGGAGCTTGTCGGCAAAGGTTGGTCGTCACCAGTCGTTGCCGATGGAGTGGTTTGGATGACCACCGCGGTGGAACGTCAGCCGACCGAAGAAGAACGCTTGGAGTTGCTGCGAAAAACGGACAACGATGAAAAGAAGTTTCGCACCCTTGCGATCGCTGCTTCGATCAAATTGAAATTGTTGGCCGTCGATTTGCAGTCGGGCAGTCTGACCAAGACGATCGACCTGACCACGGTTCAGCAACCTGACGCGATTCACTCGCTGAACAGTTACGCGTCACCGACGCCCGTGATCGACGGCGGTTCCGTTTTTTGCCACTTCGGCACGTTTGGCACCTTTTGCATTGACCGTGACAGTGGCGACGTCGTGTGGTCACGAGTCTTGCCGCTGAAGCATGCGGTCGGACCCGGCAGTTCGCCAATGGTGTACGACGACAAACTGATCCTGATCCAAGACGGGATGGAGCAGCAGTATGTTGTGGCACTGGACAAAGCGACCGGCGAAACCATTTGGAAGGCCGATCGTCCGCCGATGCGGGCCAGCAATGGTGACCAGCGAAAATCCTATTGCACTCCCATCGCGATTGAAGATTCCAAGGGACGTGATCAACTGATCTGCATGGGCGCCCAATGGATGATTTCGTTGGACCCGTCCAGCGGTAAAGAAATCTGGCGCGTGGATCACGGCAGCGGGTTTTCGGTTGTGCCGCGTCCGGTGGTGCATCAGGATCTGGTGATCTTTGCCACCGGCTTTGGCAGCAAAGAATTGTGGGCGGTCGATGTGACCGGTAACGGCGACGTCAGCAACACGCACGTCCGCTGGACGGTGTCACGGGGTGTGCCGACCAAGCCGTCGCCGTTGTTGTTAGATGGGCTGCTTTACATCGTCGATGATTCCGGCGTGGCTTCCTGTTTTGCCGCCGAAGACGGCAGCGTTGTTTGGAAGAAACGGCTGGGAGGCAATTTTTCGGCTTCACCGCTGTTGGCCGGTGGCCGAATCTACTTTGCCAACCACGATGGTGACGTCTTCGTCGTCCGTCCGGGCGAAGAATTCGACTTGGTCCAAGAAAATCACTTGGGCGAACAGATCATGGCGTCGCCGGTGGCGGTGGACGATTCGCTGCTGATTCGCACCGATCAAGCGATCTATCGCTTTTGA